From a region of the Streptacidiphilus albus JL83 genome:
- a CDS encoding alginate lyase family protein — translation MLPTARHRAPARRRLLLVSLATAAAVATAGSTTAATAAPTAASPAPVTAPVTAPATALPPLPVPKTVVLDGATIAATRARLAAGGSARLKSELAVLTASADAELTQGPWSVMDKKQTPPSGSKHDYLSEAPYWWPTEPVTDANPWGCPYVDKDGDVNPAVDGISDHLERGEMFTAVYNLALAWYYTGNAGYARRAELDVRTWFTDPATAMNPDLNYAQFIPCSSAVRGEGGIDFSQQFTDVIDATAILDAGAPGWTGADHTAMNSWYGRFLSWNRTSPDGRAEFAQPNNHGSFAAMEDAALALATGQQATARGLVQGVETRLLPGQLAADGSEPLEITRTRSWHYSNFNLTALTRLAQIGQKVGVDLWSCTTPAGGSLLGSIDYLVPAATGAAAWPYPELDFQAFAADDDIHAAAVAGDAGASAALAKLTPPPGGDLWALEPAPEQLDPVVTG, via the coding sequence ATGCTCCCCACAGCTCGGCACCGCGCTCCCGCCCGCAGACGTCTGCTCCTGGTCTCGCTGGCCACCGCGGCCGCCGTGGCCACCGCCGGTTCGACCACCGCCGCCACGGCCGCCCCCACCGCCGCCTCCCCCGCCCCCGTGACCGCCCCCGTGACCGCCCCCGCGACCGCCCTGCCGCCGCTGCCGGTGCCGAAGACCGTGGTGCTGGACGGGGCGACCATCGCCGCCACCCGGGCCCGACTCGCGGCCGGCGGCAGCGCCCGGCTCAAGTCCGAGCTGGCCGTCCTCACCGCGAGCGCCGACGCCGAGCTGACCCAGGGCCCCTGGTCCGTGATGGACAAGAAGCAGACTCCCCCGAGCGGCAGCAAGCACGACTACCTCAGCGAGGCCCCCTACTGGTGGCCGACCGAACCGGTCACCGACGCCAACCCCTGGGGCTGTCCCTATGTCGACAAGGACGGCGACGTCAATCCCGCCGTCGACGGCATCAGCGACCACCTGGAGCGCGGCGAGATGTTCACCGCCGTCTACAACCTGGCCCTGGCCTGGTACTACACCGGCAACGCCGGCTACGCCCGGCGGGCCGAGCTGGACGTCCGGACCTGGTTCACCGACCCCGCCACCGCGATGAACCCCGACCTGAACTACGCCCAGTTCATCCCCTGCAGCAGCGCCGTCCGCGGCGAGGGCGGCATCGACTTCTCCCAGCAGTTCACCGATGTGATCGACGCCACCGCGATCCTGGACGCCGGCGCGCCCGGCTGGACCGGCGCCGACCACACCGCCATGAACAGCTGGTACGGCAGGTTCCTGAGCTGGAACCGGACCAGCCCGGACGGCAGGGCCGAGTTCGCCCAGCCCAACAACCACGGCTCCTTCGCCGCCATGGAGGACGCCGCGCTGGCCCTGGCGACCGGTCAGCAGGCCACCGCCAGGGGCCTGGTGCAGGGGGTGGAGACCCGGCTGCTGCCCGGGCAGCTGGCGGCCGACGGCAGCGAGCCGCTGGAGATCACCCGCACCCGCAGCTGGCACTACTCCAACTTCAACCTCACCGCGCTGACCCGGCTGGCGCAGATCGGCCAGAAGGTCGGCGTCGACCTCTGGAGCTGCACCACGCCGGCCGGCGGCTCCCTGCTCGGCTCGATCGACTACCTGGTCCCGGCCGCGACCGGAGCCGCGGCCTGGCCCTACCCGGAGCTGGACTTCCAGGCGTTCGCCGCCGACGACGACATCCACGCGGCGGCCGTCGCCGGCGACGCCGGGGCATCCGCCGCCCTGGCGAAGCTGACCCCGCCGCCCGGCGGCGACCTGTGGGCGCTGGAGCCCGCGCCGGAACAGCTCGACCCGGTCGTCACCGGCTGA
- a CDS encoding DEAD/DEAH box helicase, which yields MNHRTSRSNDPRPATRFGRPTGAPRTNPASSRSRAPQQGAPRRRPLVQSGEFEMPVSTTPSLPAVETFAELEMPGALLATLTREGVTQPFPIQGATLPNSLAGRDVLGRGRTGSGKTLAFGLAVLARTAGRRAEPKCPLALVLVPTRELAQQVADALTPYATSVNLRLTTVVGGMSITRQSAALRRGVELLIATPGRLKDLIDRGDARLDRVAITVLDEADQMADMGFLPQVTNLLEQVQPNGQTMLFSATLDRNVDRLVRRFLSDPVTHSVDPSAGAVTTMDHHVLYVADADKRAVTVEIAAREGRVIMFMDTKHATDKLARELLANGVRAASLHGGKSQPQRNRVLEQFRDGHITALVATNVAARGIHVDNLDLVVNVDPPTDHKDYLHRGGRTARAGESGTVVTLVLANQRREMARLMADAGITPNNDRVRSGDAELSRITGARKPSGVPVVIAAPAPAVPAQGSRRPRGGGSGGNGGSGSGSAGGAGQSRSRRPRRSGGTGGGSGTRPSRSV from the coding sequence ATGAACCACCGCACCAGCCGTTCCAACGACCCGCGCCCGGCGACCCGTTTCGGTCGACCCACCGGCGCCCCCCGTACCAACCCCGCCTCCTCGCGCAGCCGGGCCCCGCAGCAGGGCGCGCCGCGCCGCCGCCCGCTGGTCCAGTCGGGCGAGTTCGAGATGCCGGTGAGCACCACCCCCTCACTGCCCGCCGTCGAGACCTTCGCCGAGCTGGAGATGCCCGGCGCGCTGCTGGCGACGCTCACCCGCGAGGGTGTCACCCAGCCGTTCCCGATCCAGGGGGCGACCCTGCCCAACTCGCTGGCCGGCCGGGACGTCCTCGGCCGGGGCCGCACCGGCTCCGGCAAGACGCTGGCCTTCGGGCTGGCCGTGCTGGCCCGCACCGCGGGCCGCCGGGCCGAGCCCAAGTGCCCGCTGGCGCTGGTGCTGGTCCCGACCCGCGAGCTGGCCCAGCAGGTCGCCGACGCACTCACCCCGTACGCCACCTCGGTGAACCTCCGGCTGACCACGGTCGTCGGCGGGATGTCCATCACCCGGCAGTCCGCCGCGCTGCGCCGCGGCGTCGAGCTGCTGATCGCCACGCCCGGCCGGCTGAAGGACCTGATCGACCGTGGCGACGCCCGGCTCGACCGGGTCGCCATCACCGTCCTGGACGAGGCCGACCAGATGGCCGACATGGGCTTCCTGCCCCAGGTCACCAATCTGCTGGAGCAGGTCCAGCCGAACGGCCAGACGATGCTGTTCTCGGCCACCCTGGACCGCAATGTGGACCGACTGGTCCGCCGCTTCCTCTCCGACCCGGTCACCCATTCGGTCGACCCCTCGGCCGGCGCGGTCACCACCATGGACCACCACGTCCTCTATGTCGCCGACGCCGACAAGCGCGCCGTGACCGTCGAGATCGCCGCCCGCGAGGGCCGCGTGATCATGTTCATGGACACCAAGCACGCCACCGACAAGCTCGCCCGCGAGCTGCTGGCCAACGGCGTCCGGGCGGCCTCGCTGCACGGCGGCAAGTCCCAGCCGCAGCGCAACCGGGTGCTGGAGCAGTTCCGCGACGGCCACATCACCGCCCTGGTCGCCACCAACGTCGCCGCCCGCGGCATCCACGTCGACAACCTCGACCTGGTGGTCAACGTCGACCCGCCGACCGACCACAAGGACTACCTGCACCGCGGCGGCCGCACCGCCCGGGCCGGCGAGTCCGGCACCGTGGTCACCCTGGTCCTGGCCAACCAGCGCCGGGAGATGGCGCGGCTGATGGCCGACGCCGGGATCACCCCCAACAACGACCGGGTCCGCTCGGGCGACGCGGAGCTCTCCCGGATCACCGGCGCCCGCAAGCCCAGCGGCGTCCCCGTGGTCATCGCCGCCCCGGCGCCGGCCGTCCCGGCCCAGGGCTCCCGCCGCCCGCGCGGCGGCGGCTCCGGTGGCAACGGCGGTTCCGGCAGCGGTTCCGCCGGTGGCGCCGGACAGTCGCGCAGCCGTCGTCCCCGCCGCAGTGGCGGCACCGGCGGCGGCAGCGGCACCCGGCCGAGCCGTTCCGTCTGA
- a CDS encoding response regulator has protein sequence MILGSAPDITVVATCSGTEAVSVVRTHRPNVVLLDIRMPDIDGLTLLRRLMALPDAPHVAMLTTFDTDEYLDQALRLGATGFLLKDTDPEALANSVRAVATGAGCLSAPVLRRLREVQDRVRSAAAPGVAKVDLLTARELQVLGHLGHGLSNAEVGARMHLGAATVKDYVSAVLTKLGVANRIQAAVLAERAGLLDRPETP, from the coding sequence ATGATCCTCGGCAGCGCACCCGACATCACCGTGGTCGCCACCTGTTCGGGCACCGAGGCCGTCTCCGTGGTGCGCACCCACCGGCCGAACGTGGTCCTGCTGGACATCCGGATGCCCGACATCGACGGGCTCACCCTGCTGCGCCGGCTGATGGCGCTGCCGGACGCCCCGCACGTGGCCATGCTCACCACCTTCGACACCGACGAGTACCTGGACCAGGCGCTGCGGCTGGGCGCCACCGGCTTCCTGCTCAAGGACACCGACCCGGAGGCCCTGGCCAACTCGGTGCGGGCGGTCGCGACCGGCGCGGGCTGCCTGTCCGCGCCGGTGCTCCGGCGGCTGCGCGAGGTCCAGGACCGGGTCAGGTCCGCCGCCGCCCCGGGCGTCGCCAAGGTGGACCTGCTCACCGCCCGTGAGTTGCAGGTCCTCGGCCACCTCGGCCACGGCCTGTCCAACGCCGAGGTCGGCGCCCGGATGCACCTGGGCGCGGCCACCGTCAAGGACTACGTCAGCGCCGTGCTCACCAAGCTCGGCGTGGCCAACCGGATCCAGGCGGCGGTGCTGGCCGAGCGGGCCGGGCTGCTGGACCGCCCGGAGACGCCGTGA
- a CDS encoding sensor histidine kinase: MRRLRLGGPRLQAAAVTFCLVGASMLDAWLNFPKPRDWTFYASVLAAASLLLRKRFPRTVLLVTLPGLYAGTAMVASMVALYEVARAGRANWQTWSAGVVVGLGLFITWPLSAFNKESLADHTLDLIHAVMLAGGPAALGLLLRTREALSARVAELASLRDHERELHAQTILARERARIAREMHDVVSHQAGLIAVQAGALQVTARDPEVRQTAKMLRGLAVATLEELRTMILVLRAAGAGPTELVPQPRLTDLPRLVAESEVDAALQLLVPGDAVLPEPVERAAYRTVQEALTNVRKHALGAPTEVVVRLDGDRLLVAVDNGPAATPGRLDLPGGGHGIVGLRERATLLGGTLTAAEAVGGGFGVHLSVPVTPPPGSARDHLRD; encoded by the coding sequence GTGAGACGGCTCCGCCTCGGCGGCCCCCGGCTGCAGGCCGCCGCAGTAACGTTCTGCCTGGTCGGCGCGTCGATGCTGGACGCCTGGCTGAACTTCCCCAAGCCGCGCGACTGGACCTTCTACGCCTCGGTGCTCGCCGCCGCCTCGCTGCTGCTGCGCAAGCGCTTCCCCCGGACCGTGCTGCTGGTGACCCTGCCCGGCCTCTACGCCGGGACCGCCATGGTCGCCTCGATGGTCGCGCTCTACGAGGTCGCCCGAGCGGGCCGGGCCAACTGGCAGACCTGGTCCGCGGGCGTGGTGGTCGGGCTCGGACTGTTCATCACCTGGCCGCTCTCCGCCTTCAACAAGGAGTCCCTGGCCGACCACACCCTGGACCTGATCCACGCGGTGATGCTGGCCGGCGGCCCGGCCGCGCTGGGACTGCTGCTGCGCACCCGGGAGGCGCTGTCCGCTCGGGTGGCCGAGCTGGCCTCGCTGCGCGACCACGAGCGGGAGCTGCACGCGCAGACCATCCTGGCCCGGGAGCGGGCCAGGATCGCCCGGGAGATGCACGACGTGGTCTCGCACCAGGCCGGACTGATAGCGGTCCAGGCCGGGGCGCTGCAGGTGACCGCGCGCGACCCGGAGGTCCGGCAGACCGCGAAGATGCTGCGCGGTCTGGCGGTGGCCACCCTGGAGGAGCTGCGGACCATGATCCTGGTGCTCCGTGCCGCCGGGGCCGGCCCCACCGAGCTGGTGCCGCAGCCCCGGCTGACCGACCTGCCCCGGCTGGTCGCCGAGTCCGAGGTGGACGCCGCGCTGCAGCTGCTGGTGCCCGGGGACGCGGTGCTGCCCGAGCCGGTGGAGCGGGCCGCCTACCGGACCGTCCAGGAGGCGCTGACCAACGTCCGCAAGCACGCCCTGGGTGCGCCGACCGAGGTGGTGGTGCGGCTGGACGGGGACCGGCTGCTGGTCGCGGTCGACAACGGCCCGGCCGCCACGCCCGGCCGGCTCGACCTGCCCGGCGGCGGCCACGGCATAGTCGGCCTGCGCGAGCGGGCCACTCTGCTCGGCGGCACGCTGACCGCCGCCGAGGCGGTCGGCGGCGGCTTCGGCGTTCACCTCAGCGTGCCCGTGACGCCTCCTCCGGGGTCGGCCCGCGATCACCTTCGGGACTAG
- the pgi gene encoding glucose-6-phosphate isomerase: MSEGTPVHRLPLDRSPEWAELGKHRAQLGEVHLRELFADDPRRGENYTLQVGDLYLDYSKHLVTDETLALLRRLAAARGVFELRDAMFRGEKINITEDRAVLHTALRAPREAVIEVDGVNVVPEVHAVLDKMAAFADRIRSGEWTGYTGRPIRNVVNIGIGGSDLGPAMAYEALKAFSDRGIGVHFVSNVDGSDLHEAVHGLDAAETLFIVASKTFTTIETITNATSARDWLLAQLGAGQEAVAKHFVALSTNAAAVADFGIDVDNMFEFWDWVGGRYSYDSAIGLSLMIAIGPERFREMLAGFRLVDDHFRTAPPEQNVPLLLGLLGVWYGAFFDAQSHAVLPYSHYLSKFTAYLQQLDMESNGKSVQRDGEPVDWQTGPVVWGTPGTNGQHAYYQLIHQGTKLIPADLIGFARPLAELEPVLAAQHDLLMANLFAQGQALAFGKTPDEVRAEGVAEELVPHKTFKGNHPTTTVLAQELTPSVLGQLIALYEHKVFVQGAIWNIDSFDQWGVELGKVLAKKIEPVLVEGVGGESLDSSTATLATRYRALRGR, from the coding sequence ATGTCCGAGGGAACCCCTGTGCACCGGCTTCCGCTCGACCGCTCGCCGGAGTGGGCGGAGCTGGGCAAGCACCGGGCGCAGCTGGGCGAGGTGCATCTGCGCGAACTTTTCGCCGACGATCCGCGACGCGGCGAGAACTACACCCTCCAGGTCGGCGACCTCTACCTGGACTACTCGAAGCACCTGGTGACCGACGAGACGCTGGCCCTGCTGCGCCGGCTGGCGGCGGCGCGCGGGGTGTTCGAGCTGCGGGACGCGATGTTCCGCGGCGAGAAGATCAACATCACCGAGGACCGGGCGGTGCTCCACACCGCGCTGCGCGCCCCGCGCGAGGCCGTGATCGAGGTGGACGGCGTCAACGTGGTCCCCGAGGTGCACGCGGTCCTGGACAAGATGGCGGCCTTCGCCGACCGGATCCGCTCGGGGGAGTGGACCGGCTACACCGGCCGTCCGATCCGCAACGTGGTGAACATCGGCATCGGCGGCTCGGACCTCGGCCCGGCCATGGCCTACGAGGCGCTGAAGGCCTTCAGCGACCGGGGCATCGGCGTCCACTTCGTCTCCAATGTGGACGGCTCGGACCTGCACGAGGCGGTCCACGGCCTGGACGCCGCCGAGACGCTGTTCATCGTCGCCTCGAAGACCTTCACCACCATCGAGACCATCACCAACGCCACCTCGGCCCGCGACTGGCTGCTGGCGCAGCTCGGCGCCGGGCAGGAGGCGGTGGCCAAGCACTTCGTGGCGCTGTCGACCAACGCCGCCGCGGTGGCCGACTTCGGCATCGACGTCGACAACATGTTCGAGTTCTGGGACTGGGTGGGCGGTCGTTACTCCTACGACTCGGCCATCGGCCTGTCGCTGATGATCGCGATCGGCCCGGAGCGCTTCCGCGAGATGCTGGCCGGCTTCCGGCTGGTGGACGACCACTTCCGGACCGCTCCGCCGGAGCAGAACGTGCCGCTGCTGCTGGGCCTGCTCGGGGTCTGGTACGGGGCGTTCTTCGACGCCCAGTCGCACGCGGTGCTGCCCTACTCGCACTACCTGTCCAAGTTCACCGCCTACCTCCAGCAGCTGGACATGGAGTCCAACGGCAAGTCGGTGCAGCGCGACGGCGAGCCGGTGGACTGGCAGACCGGCCCGGTGGTCTGGGGCACCCCCGGCACCAACGGTCAGCACGCCTACTACCAGCTGATCCACCAGGGCACCAAGCTGATCCCGGCCGACCTGATCGGCTTCGCCCGGCCGCTGGCCGAGCTGGAGCCGGTGCTGGCCGCCCAGCACGACCTGCTGATGGCCAACCTCTTCGCCCAGGGCCAGGCGCTGGCCTTCGGCAAGACCCCGGACGAGGTGCGCGCCGAGGGCGTGGCGGAGGAGCTGGTCCCGCACAAGACCTTCAAGGGCAACCACCCGACCACCACCGTCCTGGCCCAGGAGCTCACCCCCTCGGTGCTGGGCCAGCTGATCGCGCTCTACGAGCACAAGGTCTTCGTCCAGGGCGCGATCTGGAACATCGACTCCTTCGACCAGTGGGGCGTGGAGCTCGGCAAGGTGCTGGCGAAGAAGATCGAGCCGGTGCTGGTCGAGGGCGTCGGCGGGGAGTCGCTGGACTCCTCCACGGCCACCCTGGCCACCCGCTACCGCGCGCTGCGCGGTCGCTGA
- a CDS encoding SDR family NAD(P)-dependent oxidoreductase — protein MPAAPLPLPYRLDERVAVVTGAGSGIGRATAQVLAAAGALAVCTDVDGGAAEATAKSIHAGGHRAASAALDVSDRAAVFDLVEGVAAEYGRLDVLCNIAGIIRTGEVVDVEEADLDAVLDVNFKGTFHACQAAARIMCAAGGGSIVNTASGAVDSATPGIMSYSVSKAAVVQLTRNLAAEVGRHGVRVNAVAPGLVRTAMTARHYLLPDGSLDEEARAAAEKPLRRMSPLGLIGDPEDIAYAIHYLVSDAARFVTGQILRPNGGVAMPW, from the coding sequence ATGCCCGCAGCGCCGCTCCCCCTCCCCTACCGGCTGGACGAGCGGGTGGCCGTGGTCACCGGCGCGGGCAGCGGCATCGGGCGGGCCACCGCCCAGGTGCTGGCCGCCGCCGGCGCGCTGGCCGTCTGCACCGACGTCGACGGCGGGGCCGCCGAGGCGACCGCCAAGAGCATCCACGCCGGCGGCCACCGGGCCGCCTCCGCCGCCCTGGACGTCTCCGACCGGGCAGCGGTGTTCGACCTGGTCGAGGGCGTCGCGGCCGAGTACGGGCGGCTGGACGTGCTGTGCAACATCGCCGGGATCATCCGCACCGGCGAGGTGGTCGACGTGGAGGAGGCCGACCTGGACGCGGTCCTCGACGTCAACTTCAAGGGGACCTTCCACGCCTGCCAGGCCGCCGCGCGCATCATGTGCGCCGCCGGCGGCGGCTCCATCGTGAACACCGCCTCCGGCGCGGTGGACTCGGCCACCCCCGGGATCATGAGCTACTCGGTCTCCAAGGCCGCCGTGGTCCAGCTGACCCGGAACCTCGCGGCCGAGGTCGGCCGGCACGGCGTCCGGGTCAACGCGGTCGCCCCCGGCCTGGTGCGGACCGCGATGACCGCCCGGCACTACCTGCTGCCCGACGGCAGCCTGGACGAGGAGGCCCGCGCGGCGGCCGAGAAGCCGCTGCGCCGGATGTCGCCGCTGGGCCTGATCGGCGACCCGGAGGACATCGCCTACGCGATCCACTACCTGGTCAGCGACGCCGCCCGGTTCGTCACCGGGCAGATCCTGCGGCCCAACGGCGGCGTGGCGATGCCCTGGTAG
- a CDS encoding thioesterase family protein, with protein MTTTAAEQASGIDSEFDRGTAVVRRAAPAAGPDPVVYDAELDGGWRIGGGINGGLLLALAGRALADHLGTAAGHADPISVSGYYLSASRPGPAEVRTTAVRTGRTLSTGTAALFQQREDGTPVERLRVLASYGDLSGAEQDVRTSATPPELPPVEQCIGTEHAPPAFLKSADLLNRLDLRLDPACVGWALGKPSGEGRIQGWLRLKDGRQPDPLMLLLAVDALPPTTFDLGLPGWTPTVELTVHVRARPVPGWLRVVHSTRNLAGGFLEEDAEVWDESGRLVAQSRQLAVVPRLG; from the coding sequence ATGACCACGACAGCGGCGGAACAGGCATCCGGCATCGACTCCGAGTTCGACCGGGGGACCGCCGTCGTCCGGCGCGCCGCCCCGGCCGCCGGCCCCGACCCGGTCGTCTACGACGCCGAGCTGGACGGCGGCTGGCGGATCGGCGGCGGCATCAACGGCGGGCTGCTGCTCGCCCTCGCCGGGCGCGCGCTCGCGGACCACCTCGGCACGGCCGCCGGCCACGCCGACCCGATCTCCGTGAGCGGCTACTACCTCAGTGCCTCCCGCCCCGGCCCGGCCGAGGTCCGCACCACCGCCGTCCGCACCGGCCGGACGCTCTCCACCGGCACCGCCGCGCTGTTCCAGCAGCGCGAGGACGGCACTCCCGTCGAGCGGCTCCGGGTCCTCGCCTCCTACGGCGACCTGAGCGGCGCCGAGCAGGACGTCCGCACCAGCGCCACCCCGCCGGAGCTGCCGCCGGTCGAGCAGTGCATCGGCACCGAGCACGCCCCGCCGGCCTTCCTGAAGAGCGCCGACCTGCTGAACCGGCTCGACCTGCGGCTCGACCCGGCCTGTGTCGGCTGGGCGCTCGGGAAGCCCAGCGGCGAGGGCCGGATCCAGGGCTGGCTGCGGCTCAAGGACGGGCGTCAGCCCGACCCGCTGATGCTGCTGCTGGCGGTCGACGCACTGCCGCCGACCACCTTCGACCTGGGCCTGCCCGGCTGGACGCCGACCGTCGAGCTCACCGTCCACGTCCGGGCCAGGCCCGTGCCCGGCTGGCTGCGCGTGGTCCACTCGACCCGCAACCTGGCCGGCGGCTTCCTGGAGGAGGACGCCGAGGTCTGGGACGAGTCCGGCCGGCTGGTCGCCCAGTCCCGCCAGCTCGCCGTGGTTCCGCGCCTGGGCTGA
- a CDS encoding GNAT family N-acetyltransferase: protein MLIREATGADWPAIWPFLHTIVAAGETYTYPRDLGEEQARSIWMLSAPGRTVVAVDGTTGAVLGSAKMNPNHMGPASHVAGASFMVDPACAGRGVGRALGEHVLAWARAEGYRAMQFNAVVESNTGAVALWKSLGFEVMATLPEAFRHPTLGYVGLHVMYQRL, encoded by the coding sequence ATGCTGATCCGCGAAGCCACCGGGGCCGACTGGCCCGCCATCTGGCCCTTCCTGCACACCATCGTCGCCGCGGGCGAGACCTACACCTACCCCCGCGACCTGGGCGAGGAGCAGGCCCGCTCGATCTGGATGCTGTCCGCGCCCGGACGCACGGTGGTGGCGGTGGACGGGACGACCGGGGCGGTGCTCGGCAGCGCCAAGATGAACCCCAACCACATGGGTCCGGCCTCGCACGTCGCCGGCGCCAGCTTCATGGTCGACCCGGCCTGCGCCGGGCGCGGCGTGGGCCGGGCGCTGGGCGAGCACGTCCTGGCCTGGGCCCGGGCGGAGGGCTACCGGGCGATGCAGTTCAACGCCGTGGTGGAGTCCAACACCGGTGCGGTGGCGCTGTGGAAGTCGCTGGGCTTCGAGGTCATGGCGACCCTGCCGGAGGCGTTCCGGCACCCGACGCTGGGCTATGTCGGACTGCACGTCATGTACCAGCGGCTCTGA